Proteins from one candidate division KSB1 bacterium genomic window:
- a CDS encoding citrate synthase has product MPDTLTITDNRTGKKYEIPIVNGVIKAMDLRQIKVSDEDFGLMSYDPAFMNTASCNSRITFIDGDKGILRYRGYPIEQLAEKSNYLEVAYLLIHGELPTRAQFEEWRYNITHHTMLHENTKKFMDGFHHDAHPMGMLVSTVGALSTFYPEARNIHDAELRKLQMYRLIGKMPTIAAYAYRHRMGLPYVYPDNELSYTGNFLNMMFKMAEPKYEPSPTLERALDILFILHADHEQNCSANAMRSIGSSHADPFVATAGAAAALYGPLHGGANEQVLRMLDEIGTKDKVPEFIKRVKAGEGRLMGFGHRIYKNYDPRAKIIKETADQVFEVTGRNPQLDIALELERIALQDEYFIKRKLYPNVDFYSGIIYQAMGFPTDAFTVLFAIPRTSGWIAQWQEMLLDPEQKIARPRQVYLGPDKRDFVPMDKRR; this is encoded by the coding sequence ATGCCAGACACCCTCACTATCACCGACAATCGCACCGGCAAAAAATACGAAATCCCGATTGTCAACGGCGTCATCAAGGCCATGGACCTGCGGCAGATCAAAGTCTCTGACGAGGACTTTGGCCTGATGAGCTACGACCCGGCGTTCATGAACACCGCGTCGTGCAACAGCAGAATCACGTTCATCGATGGCGACAAGGGCATTCTGCGTTATCGCGGCTATCCCATCGAGCAGCTTGCCGAAAAGAGCAATTATCTCGAAGTGGCCTATCTGCTCATCCACGGCGAGCTGCCGACCAGGGCGCAATTCGAGGAATGGCGCTACAACATCACCCACCATACCATGCTGCACGAAAACACCAAGAAATTCATGGACGGCTTCCATCACGATGCGCATCCCATGGGCATGCTGGTGAGCACGGTGGGGGCGCTGTCCACCTTTTATCCGGAGGCGAGAAACATTCACGACGCCGAATTGCGCAAGCTGCAAATGTACCGGCTGATCGGCAAGATGCCGACGATTGCCGCGTATGCGTATCGCCATCGCATGGGCCTGCCGTATGTTTATCCTGACAATGAGCTGAGCTACACCGGCAACTTTCTCAACATGATGTTCAAAATGGCCGAACCGAAATATGAGCCCAGCCCGACGCTGGAGCGGGCGCTGGATATTCTGTTCATTCTCCACGCGGATCACGAGCAGAACTGCAGCGCCAATGCCATGCGCAGCATCGGCAGCTCTCACGCCGATCCCTTTGTGGCGACGGCTGGCGCGGCAGCGGCGTTGTACGGCCCGTTGCACGGCGGCGCCAACGAGCAGGTGTTGCGCATGCTCGATGAGATCGGCACCAAGGACAAGGTTCCGGAATTCATCAAACGCGTCAAAGCCGGTGAAGGCCGGCTGATGGGCTTCGGCCACCGCATCTACAAAAACTATGACCCGCGCGCCAAGATTATCAAAGAAACCGCGGATCAGGTTTTTGAAGTGACCGGCCGCAATCCGCAGCTCGACATCGCCCTGGAATTGGAGCGCATCGCGCTGCAGGATGAATATTTCATCAAGCGCAAACTCTATCCGAACGTGGATTTCTACTCCGGCATTATTTATCAAGCCATGGGCTTTCCGACGGATGCCTTCACCGTGCTGTTTGCGATTCCGCGCACGTCGGGCTGGATTGCGCAGTGGCAGGAAATGCTGCTGGATCCGGAGCAGAAGATCGCACGGCCGCGCCAGGTTTATCTCGGCCCCGACAAGCGCGATTTTGTGCCGATGGACAAAAGAAGATAA
- a CDS encoding DJ-1/PfpI family protein, which produces MKKILMIVGDFVEDYEVMVPFQMLTMVGHQVDAVCPGKKSGEKVRTAIHDFEGDQTYSEKPGHGFTLNATFDKVQPQNYDALVIPGGRAPEYLRLNDKVIAAVQHFAKAGKPIAAICHGAQLLAAANVIEGKTISAYPAVKPEVLRAGAKWGEVNNTFTNAHVDGNFVTAAAWPAHPEWIRKFLEVLGTKITL; this is translated from the coding sequence ATGAAAAAAATTCTCATGATCGTCGGAGACTTCGTGGAAGATTACGAAGTCATGGTACCGTTTCAAATGCTGACGATGGTCGGCCATCAGGTGGATGCGGTATGCCCCGGCAAAAAGAGCGGCGAGAAAGTGCGCACCGCCATTCATGATTTTGAGGGCGACCAAACGTACAGCGAAAAGCCCGGCCATGGCTTTACGCTCAACGCGACCTTTGACAAAGTTCAACCGCAAAACTACGATGCGCTGGTGATTCCCGGCGGCCGCGCGCCGGAATATCTCCGCCTGAACGACAAAGTCATCGCCGCGGTGCAGCATTTTGCCAAAGCCGGCAAGCCGATTGCGGCGATTTGCCACGGCGCGCAACTGCTGGCAGCAGCGAACGTCATCGAGGGCAAAACCATTTCCGCGTATCCGGCCGTCAAGCCGGAGGTGTTGCGCGCCGGCGCCAAGTGGGGCGAAGTCAACAACACCTTCACCAACGCGCACGTCGATGGCAACTTTGTCACCGCCGCAGCCTGGCCAGCCCATCCCGAATGGATAAGAAAATTTTTGGAGGTGTTGGGAACGAAAATTACACTATAG
- a CDS encoding response regulator produces the protein MARVLLVEDEANLRLLYRDELETEGYEVSDVGTGAEALKVLEYEKIDAVVLDLRLPDYYGLQLLDDILRRQRDLPVIINTAYDQFRYDFHSWGAEAFVVKSSDLSELKEVLARTVPAAAYTPL, from the coding sequence ATGGCACGTGTGCTGCTCGTTGAAGACGAGGCCAATTTGCGTCTGCTCTATCGTGACGAGCTTGAAACAGAAGGGTACGAAGTGAGCGACGTTGGAACCGGAGCCGAGGCCTTAAAAGTTTTGGAATACGAAAAGATAGACGCAGTCGTTTTGGATCTCCGGCTGCCGGATTATTACGGCTTGCAGCTTTTGGACGACATACTACGCCGGCAGCGTGATTTGCCCGTTATCATTAACACCGCTTACGATCAATTTCGTTATGATTTTCATAGCTGGGGGGCAGAGGCTTTTGTGGTCAAATCATCCGATCTCTCGGAGCTGAAAGAGGTTTTGGCCAGGACTGTTCCGGCTGCTGCGTATACGCCGTTGTAA
- the mdh gene encoding malate dehydrogenase: MKISVIGAGNVGATTALFLAQQRLGDIVLIDIIEGMPEGKALDMDEAGPVARFEGHVVGTNNYENLLESDIVVMTAGLPRKPGMTRMDLLTKNAEIVTAAMRKVAELAPKSIVVMVTNPLDVMAYVAWKTTGFPKSRVVGMAGVLDSTRFRFFVATALNVSVEDTQAMVLGGHGDSMVPLPRYATVSGIPITQLLAADEIAKLVERTRKGGTEIVNLLKTGSAYYAPAAAAAQMVEAIVFDKKRFLPASAYLDGEYGLKNVFAGVPVILGRNGVEKIVELDLTAEEKQALLKSAAEVKEGIQDWEKIAK; the protein is encoded by the coding sequence ATGAAAATATCCGTCATCGGCGCCGGCAATGTCGGCGCCACCACGGCGCTTTTTCTCGCCCAACAACGTTTGGGTGACATCGTGCTGATCGACATCATCGAAGGCATGCCGGAGGGCAAGGCGCTCGACATGGACGAGGCCGGCCCGGTTGCCAGATTCGAGGGCCACGTCGTCGGCACGAACAATTATGAAAATTTGCTGGAGTCCGACATCGTGGTGATGACCGCCGGTTTGCCGCGCAAGCCGGGCATGACCCGCATGGACTTGCTCACGAAAAATGCGGAGATTGTCACCGCGGCCATGCGCAAGGTTGCTGAGCTGGCCCCCAAATCCATCGTTGTCATGGTCACCAACCCGCTTGATGTGATGGCGTACGTCGCATGGAAAACCACCGGCTTTCCCAAGTCGCGCGTGGTCGGCATGGCCGGCGTGTTGGATTCGACCCGCTTCCGCTTCTTTGTCGCGACGGCGCTCAACGTTTCGGTTGAAGACACGCAAGCGATGGTGCTCGGCGGCCACGGTGATTCGATGGTGCCGCTTCCCCGCTATGCGACGGTTTCCGGCATTCCGATTACGCAATTGCTTGCCGCCGATGAGATCGCCAAGCTTGTGGAGCGCACGCGCAAAGGCGGCACGGAAATCGTGAATCTGCTTAAAACCGGCAGCGCTTATTATGCGCCGGCCGCCGCCGCCGCGCAGATGGTCGAAGCGATTGTGTTTGATAAAAAACGCTTCTTGCCTGCTTCGGCTTATCTTGACGGCGAATATGGTTTGAAAAACGTCTTTGCCGGCGTGCCCGTCATTCTCGGCCGCAACGGCGTCGAGAAAATCGTCGAGCTTGATTTGACCGCCGAGGAAAAGCAGGCGCTGCTGAAATCAGCCGCCGAGGTGAAAGAGGGCATTCAGGATTGGGAGAAGATTGCAAAATAG
- a CDS encoding phosphate acyltransferase: MRNFFDLRRRAQELGPQRVAVVMADDEVALSAVIKAVVLKIATPILIGEVVRIREKLAKLEEGALLRHADLISASNAETAAATAVSLCRNGEADILLKGHLRTDQLLHAVLDKQRGLRTERLLSDVLLYEDTLSGTRRLVGVTDGGINVLPSFEQKKQIIENAKIVMHAMGLQRPRIALMSATEAVTEAVPSTVDAKMLTKIAARGELGECEVYGPLALDNALLESAAQAKGIASPVAGHADVMVAPNIEAGNILGKAVKYFGGSPCAHVIIGAKVPVLIPSRVESADDKLNSVALGVVVYASL, from the coding sequence ATGCGGAATTTTTTTGATTTGCGCCGCCGCGCGCAGGAACTCGGCCCCCAGCGTGTGGCCGTGGTCATGGCTGATGACGAGGTCGCGTTGTCCGCTGTCATCAAAGCCGTCGTGTTGAAAATCGCCACGCCCATTTTGATCGGAGAAGTCGTGCGGATTCGGGAGAAGCTTGCCAAACTGGAGGAGGGCGCGCTGTTGCGCCATGCCGATTTGATCTCCGCCTCAAACGCGGAAACCGCGGCGGCCACCGCGGTGTCACTCTGCCGCAACGGTGAAGCCGATATTTTGCTCAAAGGCCATTTACGCACCGACCAGCTTTTGCACGCCGTGCTCGACAAACAACGCGGCTTGCGGACTGAACGATTGTTGAGCGATGTGCTGCTTTACGAAGATACGCTTTCCGGCACACGCCGTTTGGTGGGCGTGACCGATGGCGGCATCAATGTGCTGCCGTCCTTCGAGCAGAAAAAGCAGATCATCGAAAATGCAAAGATCGTGATGCACGCGATGGGTTTGCAGCGGCCGCGTATTGCTCTGATGAGCGCGACCGAGGCGGTGACCGAGGCGGTTCCTTCGACGGTTGACGCGAAAATGCTCACGAAAATAGCGGCGCGTGGCGAGCTGGGTGAATGTGAAGTTTATGGGCCGTTGGCGTTGGACAATGCCTTGTTGGAATCTGCCGCGCAAGCGAAGGGAATTGCCTCTCCGGTGGCCGGGCATGCCGACGTCATGGTCGCGCCCAACATCGAAGCCGGCAACATTCTTGGCAAAGCCGTGAAATATTTTGGCGGCTCGCCGTGCGCGCACGTCATCATCGGCGCCAAAGTGCCGGTGCTCATTCCCTCGCGTGTGGAGAGCGCGGATGATAAGCTTAATTCCGTGGCATTGGGGGTGGTTGTTTACGCAAGTTTGTAG
- the buk gene encoding butyrate kinase translates to MTDNTFQILVINPGSTSTKLALFANESATFTETLRHADSEMAPFANSPMLAQLEFRLEKILASLRAHGVDMLRLDAVVGRGGLLKPLASGTYLVNNQMLNDLRRAERGEHASNLGAFIAHKLAAHAKCPAFIVDPVSVDEWPPVARLSGLAGLDRECLSHALNTKAIAKRFAREHGQEYSNMRLVVAHLGSGISISAHENGRMIDVTNSREEGAFSTERAGTLPVMKLVELCFSGKFTRQEIETKIFREGGIFSYLGTKDLQEVLRRKQAGDEKTQLVFKAMIYQISKEIGAMAAVLCGQVDAILLTGGMIHAHEVHDALKKRIVWIAPVFSYPGEDEMRALAEGALRVLSGEEKAHDYL, encoded by the coding sequence TTGACTGATAATACTTTTCAAATCTTAGTGATCAACCCCGGCTCGACCTCGACCAAGCTGGCGCTGTTCGCCAACGAGAGCGCAACTTTCACCGAAACGCTGCGCCACGCCGACAGCGAGATGGCGCCGTTTGCGAACTCGCCCATGCTCGCGCAACTGGAATTCCGTCTCGAGAAAATTCTCGCCAGTTTGCGCGCGCACGGGGTCGATATGCTGCGCCTCGATGCCGTTGTCGGCCGCGGCGGCTTGTTGAAGCCACTGGCAAGTGGAACATATCTTGTCAACAATCAGATGCTCAATGATTTGCGTCGCGCCGAGCGCGGGGAGCATGCCTCCAATCTCGGCGCCTTCATCGCGCACAAGCTCGCTGCGCACGCCAAGTGTCCGGCGTTCATCGTTGATCCGGTGAGCGTGGATGAATGGCCGCCGGTTGCGCGGCTCTCCGGATTGGCCGGCCTGGATCGCGAATGCCTCTCACACGCGTTGAACACCAAAGCCATCGCCAAACGCTTTGCCCGCGAGCACGGCCAGGAGTATAGCAATATGCGGCTCGTCGTCGCGCATCTCGGCAGCGGCATTTCCATTTCTGCGCACGAGAACGGCAGGATGATCGACGTCACCAACTCCCGCGAGGAAGGCGCATTTTCCACGGAGCGAGCGGGCACGTTGCCGGTCATGAAACTCGTCGAGCTTTGCTTTTCCGGCAAATTCACGCGACAGGAAATTGAAACCAAAATTTTTCGCGAAGGCGGCATTTTTTCATATCTCGGCACCAAAGATTTGCAAGAAGTCTTGCGCCGCAAGCAAGCCGGTGATGAAAAAACGCAGCTTGTTTTCAAGGCGATGATCTATCAAATCAGCAAAGAAATCGGGGCGATGGCAGCCGTGCTCTGCGGGCAAGTTGATGCGATCCTGCTCACCGGCGGCATGATACACGCGCACGAAGTCCATGACGCGCTGAAAAAACGTATCGTTTGGATTGCGCCGGTTTTTTCGTATCCTGGCGAAGACGAAATGCGTGCGCTGGCCGAGGGCGCGTTGCGAGTGTTAAGCGGCGAGGAAAAGGCGCACGATTATTTATGA
- a CDS encoding heterodisulfide reductase-related iron-sulfur binding cluster, translated as MMNFASWEKILLAILVAGTIAIFVKDLFAKIRLIVAGKPDRPRADRLGARLWRVIKEVLLQSRVVGGRPIAGLMHAAVFLGFLAFALETIDHFLEGFDLPFLEPLLGNGLPAFKIFLAGVAVLVGLAITGLAFRRFVLVKISPDPKSYSSGVVALFILLLMLTYLNGLRAEPIAEKANWWLHSAIIIVFPHLILRSKHFHILAAPVNIFFRTHRLGDYLPLHLDMEAMAEADEVNLGLENLSQVPWKMRLDFLTCVECKRCTDQCPAANCGQELNPRGFILAGREALNRNGANGAVIGSVITETALGQCTSCGACENICPVGIEHLQLLLGAKRAQALAIGKGMVATEFLEKINQYGNPFSAGKEVRANLIAALDIPFYEKGKTEYLLWLGCVWAYNADARSSVEAMVTVLKQAGVSFGVLKNEACCGHHSRRQGEEMQFQNLASENINALREQGVKKIISPCPHCLHTLRREYSTLQEKYSVEVVHHSEFIGNLIASGAIQFHAASGNAQPVAYHDPCYLGRYEGIYAAPRAVIERAGGELRELPRHGTKSFCCGGGSAGFVREQKVARRIDQARKAEIAASGVKVLITACPECKMMLNSAVEDTRDLAEWVAEAIILSPQNGRRLLSAKEGNMLVDEATTTNVAEQMREYFALHPEQELHLLGIVKDAHISGELNELRKVADRLVEQGDLIVEVRYGARYYKLAPRKKSVTSI; from the coding sequence ATGATGAATTTTGCAAGCTGGGAAAAAATTCTGCTCGCCATTTTAGTGGCAGGCACCATCGCGATTTTTGTCAAGGATTTATTCGCCAAGATTCGCCTGATCGTTGCCGGCAAACCGGATCGTCCACGTGCGGACCGTCTCGGCGCGCGCTTATGGCGCGTCATCAAAGAAGTCTTGTTGCAATCTCGCGTGGTCGGTGGCCGCCCCATTGCCGGCCTCATGCACGCCGCGGTGTTCCTGGGCTTTCTCGCCTTTGCGCTCGAAACCATTGATCATTTTCTCGAAGGCTTTGACCTGCCCTTCCTTGAACCGCTCTTGGGAAACGGGTTGCCGGCCTTTAAAATTTTTCTCGCCGGCGTGGCCGTCTTGGTTGGTCTTGCCATCACCGGTCTGGCCTTTCGCCGTTTTGTTCTGGTCAAAATTTCGCCCGATCCCAAATCCTACAGTTCTGGCGTCGTGGCGCTTTTCATTCTGCTGCTCATGCTCACGTATCTCAATGGCCTCCGCGCCGAGCCAATCGCCGAGAAGGCCAACTGGTGGCTGCATTCGGCGATCATCATCGTCTTTCCTCATCTCATCTTGCGCTCCAAGCATTTTCACATCCTCGCGGCGCCGGTCAATATTTTTTTTCGCACGCACCGGCTCGGCGATTATTTGCCGCTGCATCTCGACATGGAGGCGATGGCAGAGGCCGATGAAGTGAATCTTGGCCTCGAGAATCTTTCCCAGGTGCCGTGGAAAATGCGCCTGGATTTTCTTACCTGCGTCGAGTGCAAGCGCTGCACCGACCAATGTCCGGCGGCGAATTGCGGTCAGGAGCTCAATCCGCGCGGCTTTATCCTTGCCGGCCGTGAAGCCTTGAACCGCAACGGCGCAAACGGCGCCGTCATCGGCAGCGTCATCACCGAAACCGCGCTCGGGCAATGCACCAGTTGCGGCGCGTGCGAGAATATTTGTCCGGTCGGCATCGAGCATTTGCAACTGCTGCTCGGCGCCAAACGCGCCCAGGCTTTGGCAATTGGCAAAGGCATGGTCGCAACCGAATTTCTGGAAAAGATCAATCAGTACGGCAATCCCTTCTCTGCCGGCAAAGAAGTTCGCGCCAATTTAATCGCAGCGCTCGACATTCCTTTTTACGAAAAAGGCAAAACCGAGTATCTGCTGTGGCTGGGTTGCGTCTGGGCTTACAATGCCGACGCGCGCAGCAGTGTCGAAGCGATGGTCACGGTTTTGAAACAGGCCGGCGTCAGTTTCGGCGTGCTGAAAAATGAAGCCTGTTGCGGCCATCACTCGCGCCGGCAAGGCGAGGAGATGCAATTTCAAAATTTGGCCAGCGAGAATATCAACGCGTTGCGAGAGCAAGGCGTGAAAAAAATCATTTCGCCGTGTCCGCACTGTTTGCATACGCTGCGGCGCGAATATTCCACGCTGCAAGAAAAATACTCCGTTGAGGTTGTCCATCATTCCGAATTTATAGGAAACCTGATTGCGTCCGGCGCCATTCAGTTCCACGCCGCCAGTGGCAACGCGCAACCGGTGGCTTATCACGATCCCTGCTATCTCGGCCGCTATGAAGGCATCTACGCCGCCCCGCGCGCGGTGATCGAGAGAGCCGGCGGCGAGCTGCGTGAATTGCCGCGCCACGGCACGAAATCCTTTTGCTGCGGCGGCGGCAGCGCCGGATTCGTGCGCGAGCAGAAAGTCGCCCGGCGGATCGATCAGGCGCGCAAGGCGGAGATTGCGGCTTCCGGCGTCAAAGTGTTGATCACCGCCTGCCCGGAATGCAAAATGATGCTCAACTCCGCGGTCGAAGATACCAGGGACTTGGCAGAATGGGTTGCCGAGGCCATCATTTTGTCCCCGCAGAACGGCAGGCGCCTCTTATCTGCAAAGGAGGGTAATATGTTAGTCGATGAAGCAACCACCACGAATGTCGCTGAGCAAATGCGTGAGTATTTCGCCCTTCATCCCGAGCAGGAATTGCACTTGCTTGGTATTGTCAAAGACGCTCACATCAGCGGCGAGCTGAACGAACTGCGCAAAGTTGCCGATCGTTTGGTCGAGCAGGGCGATTTGATTGTTGAGGTGCGTTATGGCGCGAGATATTACAAACTGGCGCCGCGGAAGAAGAGTGTGACGTCGATTTGA